The uncultured Sphaerochaeta sp. genome includes the window TCAGCATCAGGTTGCTGAATGGCAACCAGGTTGGGTCAAGTGTATACATAGCAGGTATTTTATCATGAGAGACGAAGTTTGCATATTGTTTCAGCATATTCATAAAATTGATTGAAAATTCAATTTTTATGTATATTTTTGTACGATAGGGTAAATATAAAAAATATAATCATGTTTTTCGCAATTCGACGTTGACATATCGATATAGCGGGTTTACGCTTTTTGGACAAGCAACAGCGTGTTGCAGCACAGACCAAGGAGAATAATCTAGGTATGTATACCCTTGAATCAGTAATGAAAGAACTGGAGAGAAAGAATCCCGCCGAACCTGAGTTCATCCAGGCAGTCAGCGAGGTAGTGGAAAGTGTCCTCGACGTAGTCAATGAGAATCCTGTTTATGAAAAGCATCGGATTCTCGAGAGAATGACCGAACCCGACCGGGTATACACCTTTCGAGTCGAGTGGGAGGATGATGAAGGAAATCTTCAAGTAAATCGTGGATATCGTGTTCAATTCAATAATGCAATCGGACCTTATAAGGGAGGTCTCCGTTTTCACTCCAGTGTTACCCTTGGTACACTGAAGTTCCTTGGTTTTGAACAGACACTGAAGAACAGCCTTACCACACTCCCCATGGGTGGTGGTAAGGGAGGTAGTGATTTCAATCCACGTGGCAAGAGCGACAGTGAAATTCTCCGCTTCTGTCGTTCTTTCATGACTGAATTGCAGAAATATATTGGCCCTGAGACAGACGTCCCTGCTGGGGATATTGGGGTAGGAGCTCGTGAGATTGGTTTTCTCTATGGGCAGTATAAGCGTATCAGGGGAGAGAATACGGGGGTTTTGACCGGCAAGGGCCTTGGCTTTGGTGGGTCTCTGGTCCGCCCTGAAGCAACAGGCTATGGAACCATGTACTTTGCCCAGGCTATGCTTGAGACACATAAAGATAGCTTGGAAGGGAAAAGGATCTCCCTCAGTGGATTCGGGAACGTTGCTTGGGGAGCTGCCATGAAGGCGACT containing:
- the gdhA gene encoding NADP-specific glutamate dehydrogenase, with product MYTLESVMKELERKNPAEPEFIQAVSEVVESVLDVVNENPVYEKHRILERMTEPDRVYTFRVEWEDDEGNLQVNRGYRVQFNNAIGPYKGGLRFHSSVTLGTLKFLGFEQTLKNSLTTLPMGGGKGGSDFNPRGKSDSEILRFCRSFMTELQKYIGPETDVPAGDIGVGAREIGFLYGQYKRIRGENTGVLTGKGLGFGGSLVRPEATGYGTMYFAQAMLETHKDSLEGKRISLSGFGNVAWGAAMKATELGAKVIAISGPDGYIYDEEGVGTPEKWAFMQYLRSSNNDVVAPYAERFGAKFVAGKKPWEVPVDLAFPCAIQNELDKEDAKSLVANGVKYIVETSNMGCTNEAATYFIEQRIPYAPGKAANAGGVAVSGLEMSQNAMHLSWSSEEVDEKLKGIMAKIHQSCITEGREDDGYINYVKGANIAGFKKVADTMVQLGY